The following are encoded together in the Zingiber officinale cultivar Zhangliang chromosome 8A, Zo_v1.1, whole genome shotgun sequence genome:
- the LOC122009069 gene encoding BEL1-like homeodomain protein 8 produces MSGFRPDVHVAQQSRRDKLRLQYDLFQPPLDAGLGLDSIMFSSAASAAAQEFAASGGQVPLGATSSTVILGDVALQPQSACDWTLTPPQPPPYTHLYCHQPKISGFTTGIHDPAVADLQSGIAQAPPCSWSTVDGCGGAGEVHFLPSYATDAHGGAASSLMDARHMPVEWTGVDEAAVVVGGASRGLSLTLASVAAGPSSAHPKISICDRSFTGSGGSLQDVVGRGAGPLGPFTGYATILKNSRFLRPAQLLLDECCSSVTGSKLSKRCYGTADPPSEKDSESIGCASAASTSALHGSAPEAARVEQASAGTTSITSSKIHRPEFQQKKAKLLQMQEEVCKKYKQYHQQMQMVVSSFESVAGLSSAIPYASQALKTISKHFRSLKTTISDQIRHVSKALGEEFISSPSSTATPRLKYLDQNLRKQKMGENSTLGFMENNQPVWRPQRGLPERAVSVLRAWLFEHFLHPYPTDTDKHMLATQTGLSRNQVSNWFINARVRLWKPMIEEIHMLESKGMGGMDLNSANSRDTRPTTDNGICSASNPRPQQQCIGPMSCTSMYPVFNSESCQNLEPWQGDKRSRVEECEMLSSMDDSLMSFATYQHAMDIGGIEAVSLTLGLKHDGGPQNPQQMRPFGTQMLHDFVG; encoded by the exons ATGAGCGGCTTTCGGCCGGACGTCCACGTCGCCCAACAGAGCCGCCGCGACAAGCTCCGCCTCCAGTACGATCTCTTTCAGCCCCCGCTCGACGCCGGCCTTGGCCTCGACTCGATCATGTTTTCCTCCGCGGCTTCGGCCGCCGCCCAGGAATTCGCGGCTTCCGGCGGCCAGGTTCCTCTGGGCGCCACTTCGTCTACTGTGATCCTGGGCGACGTCGCCCTCCAGCCTCAGTCCGCATGCGACTGGACGCTGACGCCGCCGCAGCCGCCGCCGTACACTCATCTCTACTGCCATCAGCCCAAAATCAGCGGGTTTACGACGGGGATCCACGACCCAGCTGTCGCAGACTTGCAGTCGGGGATCGCGCAGGCCCCGCCTTGCTCATGGTCGACGGTCGACGGATGCGGCGGCGCCGGCGAGGTGCATTTCTTGCCAAGCTACGCCACGGACGCACACGGCGGCGCTGCCAGCTCCCTGATGGACGCAAGGCACATGCCTGTGGAGTGGACTGGCGTCGACGAGGCAGCCGTCGTGGTCGGAGGAGCATCACGAGGCTTGTCATTGACCCTAGCGTCGGTCGCTGCGGGGCCTTCCTCCGCGCACCCTAAGATCTCAATCTGCGATAGGTCGTTCACCGGCAGCGGCGGGTCGCTGCAAGACGTGGTGGGCCGCGGCGCCGGCCCTCTGGGGCCATTCACCGGCTACGCAACGATCTTGAAGAACTCCCGGTTCCTGAGGCCGGCGCAGCTGCTGCTCGACGAATGTTGCAGCTCAGTGACCGGCTCCAAGCTCTCAAAGCGGTGCTATGGCACCGCCGATCCGCCCAGCGAGAAGGACAGCGAATCTATCGGTTGCGCGAGTGCAGCATCGACGTCGGCATTGCATGGCTCGGCACCGGAGGCGGCCCGAGTTGAGCAAGCAAGTGCCGGGACTACTTCCATTACTTCTTCCAAGATTCACCGGCCGGAGTTCCAACAGAAGAAGGCAAAGCTACTCCAAATGCAAGAAGAG GTATGCAAAAAATATAAGCAGTACCACCAACAAATGCAAATGGTAGTTTCCTCCTTTGAGTCTGTTGCTGGCCTCAGTTCTGCGATACCATACGCTTCGCAAGCTCTCAAGACCATCTCAAAACATTTCCGAAGCTTAAAGACTACCATATCAGATCAGATAAGGCACGTAAGCAAAGCCCTCGGTGAGGAGTTCATCTCATCGCCTAGTTCTACGGCGACACCACGGCTGAAGTACCTGGATCAAAATCTTCGGAAACAAAAGATGGGTGAAAACAGTACTCTAGGTTTCATGGAGAACAACCAGCCAGTTTGGAGGCCTCAGAGGGGGTTGCCAGAGCGCGCCGTCTCTGTTCTAAGGGCCTGGTTATTCGAGCATTTCCTTCACCC GTATCCAACAGATACAGATAAGCACATGCTAGCAACCCAGACTGGCTTGTCGCGGAATCAG GTTTCTAACTGGTTCATCAATGCCCGGGTGCGATTATGGAAGCCTATGATAGAAGAGATTCATATGCTTGAGAGCAAGGGAATGGGTGGAATGGATCTCAATTCAGCCAATTCAAGAGACACAAGGCCTACTACAGACAACGGAATATGCTCTGCTAGCAATCCGAGGCCACAACAGCAATGTATCGGACCAATGAGCTGCACTTCCATGTATCCCGTCTTCAACAGTGAGAGCTGCCAGAATCTGGAACCATGGCAAGGCGACAAGAGATCGAGGGTTGAGGAGTGTGAGATGCTGTCAAGCATGGATGACAGCCTGATGAGCTTCGCGACTTACCAGCATGCAATGGACATCGGTGGGATTGAAGCTGTGTCATTGACCTTGGGCTTGAAGCACGACGGCGGGCCGCAAAATCCTCAGCAAATGAGGCCTTTTGGAACCCAAATGCTCCACGACTTTGTGGGCTGA